The window GGGGGGCGCGCCCCAGGACGCCGATCGTCTCGTCAGACGAGACGGACGTTCTGAGCTTCCTCCCCCTTTCGGCCCGGACCCACGTCGAACTCGACGACCTGGCCGGTCTCGAGCGACCGGTAGCCGCTGCCCTGGATGTTGGAGTAGTGGACGAAGACGTCGTCACCCTGCTCACGGGAGATGAATCCGAAGCCCTTCTCGGCATTGAAGAACTTCACTGTGCCTGTTGCCAACGCTCTCTCTTCTCTAACCTTGAGCAAGTCCGACTGACTTCCTCGCTCCCCCAAGTGTAGGACGGCCAGCCCGGCGACCGTGACAACCAGGCCGCCCCGTCCGCTCAGGGCTCGGTCACCGCTCCCAGATCGGCGCCCGTCGCCAGGCGGGCGTACTTGGCCAGCACGCCCCTGGTATAGCGGGGCGGCGGCAGCTTCAACTCGGACCGGCGACGCTGCAGCTCGACCGGATCTACCAGCAGATCGACGGTCCGAGCGGCCACGTCCACCACGATGCGGTCCCCGTCGGCAACCAGGGCGATCGGCCCTCCGTCGACCGCCTCGGGCGCGACGTGGCCGATGCAGAAGCCGTGCGTGCCTCCGGAGAACCGACCGTCGGTCAAGAGGGCGCAGTCGGCGCCCCGGCCCGCGCCCTTCATGGCCCCCGTCACCGCCAGCATCTCCCGCATCCCTGGCCCCCCCTTCGGGCCCTCGTACCGGATCACGACCACGGTGCCGGGTTGGATGGCGCCGGCGAGGATGGCCTCCATGGCGCCGTCCTCACCGTCGAAGACCCGGGCCGGACCGTCGAAGCGCGACTGGTCGATGCCGGCCACCTTCACCACCGCGCCCGCCGGGGCGAGCGAGCCGGACAGCGTGGCGATGCCCCCGTCGGCGTGGATCGGATCGTCGATGCGGTGCACGACGTCGCCGTCGGGTGCGGGAGGCGAGATCTCGGCCAGGTTCTCGGCCATGGTGCGGCCGGTGACTGTCAGGCAGTCGCCGTCGATCAGCCCGGCGTCGAGCAGCTCGGCGAGCACCACGGGAAGGCCGCCGATGCGGTCGATGTCGATCATGTGGTAGCGGCCGTGGGGCTTGGTGTCGGCCAGGTGCGGGACCCGGCGGCCGATCCGGTCGAAGTCGTCGAGACCGAGCTCGACGTCGGACTCGTGGGCGATGGCCAGGAGATGCAACACCGCGTTCGTGGAGCCGCCCAGGGCCATGACCACGGCGATGGCGTTCTCGAAGGCGGCCCGGGTCATGATCTGCCGGGGCCGGATCCCCGCTTCCAGCAGGCGCACGACGGCCCGTCCGCTCTCGAAGGCGAGGTCATCGCGCCGGCGATCGACGGCCGGGGCCGACGCGCCGCCGGGCAGGGCCATGCCCAGGGCCTCAGCCACCGAAGCCATGGTGTTGGCGGTGAACATGCCGGCACAGCTTCCGGCGGTGGGACAAGCCGTACGCTCGATGAGCGCGAGCTCCTCTGCGCTCATATCGCCGGCGGCGTGAGACCCGACGGCTTCGAAGACGCTCACGATGTCGAGGGCCCGACCGCGCAGCTGGCCGGGCAGGATCGTTCCGCCATACAGGAACACCGTCGACAGGTTGAGCCGGCCGGCGGCCATGAGCATTCCCGGCAGGGACTTGTCGCAGCCGGCCAGCGACACCAGTGCAT of the Acidimicrobiales bacterium genome contains:
- a CDS encoding cold-shock protein, producing MATGTVKFFNAEKGFGFISREQGDDVFVHYSNIQGSGYRSLETGQVVEFDVGPGRKGEEAQNVRLV
- the ilvD gene encoding dihydroxy-acid dehydratase, with the protein product MPETAEPGATSANPMKPRSGEVTDGFQRAPARAMLRAVGMTDEDWSKPQVGVASSWNEVTPCNLTLDRLARRAKDGVRAAGGFPIEFMTIAVSDGISMGHEGMRASLVSREVIADSVETMMHAERFDALVSLAGCDKSLPGMLMAAGRLNLSTVFLYGGTILPGQLRGRALDIVSVFEAVGSHAAGDMSAEELALIERTACPTAGSCAGMFTANTMASVAEALGMALPGGASAPAVDRRRDDLAFESGRAVVRLLEAGIRPRQIMTRAAFENAIAVVMALGGSTNAVLHLLAIAHESDVELGLDDFDRIGRRVPHLADTKPHGRYHMIDIDRIGGLPVVLAELLDAGLIDGDCLTVTGRTMAENLAEISPPAPDGDVVHRIDDPIHADGGIATLSGSLAPAGAVVKVAGIDQSRFDGPARVFDGEDGAMEAILAGAIQPGTVVVIRYEGPKGGPGMREMLAVTGAMKGAGRGADCALLTDGRFSGGTHGFCIGHVAPEAVDGGPIALVADGDRIVVDVAARTVDLLVDPVELQRRRSELKLPPPRYTRGVLAKYARLATGADLGAVTEP